GCCGTCCGTCAGTCGGGGGTGTCGGGGGTCGGGGTGCTGGTCCTTCCGGCCAGCTCGGTCAGCTCCGCCGGCATCTCGCCGGTCTCGTGGAAGGCCCGCCAGGTGTCCAGACCCGGGTAGCTGCCCGAGGTCAGCTCGGCGAGCAGGGTCCGCAGCCACGCCGCTTCCGCGGCCCGCATGGCCAGGTCGTACTCCGACTCCACCAGGAACAGCCGAGGGATCTCCCGCAGGTGCTCGTCGAGCGTTGCGCGGTCCTGGCGGATCGCGTCGTTCAGCAGGTTGAGCCGCTGCCGCAGCAGGTCGGTGGCCACGTCGGGATGCAGCGCGGCGAGCACGGACAGGCCGGCCCGGAAGCGGGGATGCTCCGGCATCGGGGTGGAGACCAGCTCGCGGGCCCAGTCGACCAGCTCCGCCCGCCCCACGTCGGTGATCCGGTAGACGGTGCGTTCGGGGCGTCGGCTGTCACGGACGCTCTCCACGGCCTCGATCATGTCGTGTTTGTCCATGTTGCGGATCACGGTGTAGAAGGATCCCCACTTGAACTCCATGTCCTGGTCCTTGCCCCAGGCGCGTAGCGCGGTGGCGATCTCGTACGGGTGCATCGGCCGCTGGACCAGGGCGGACAGCACGGCCAGCGCCAGCAGATTGCCGACCTTGCGCCGCTTCGGCACGACGCCCTCCTGTCCTCGTTCCCAATTACTTGTCGACGAGTATACGCATGCGAGCGCTCGTGCCGCGACCCCGAATGCCGCTGTGGATCCCGGGTGGTGTCCGGCCGCCTGTAGAGCTGCCCCACGTCTGGGGCGGCGGCGCCGCCACCGGGCCGGAGTGGTGGCCCGCGATGCCCGGCCTACGATCACGGGGTGGAGGAAGACATCCGGCGGATCGGGATCATGGGTGGCACCTTCGACCCGATCCACCACGGGCACCTCGTCGCGGCCAGCGAGGTGGCCGACCGTTTCGGCCTGGACGAGGTGGTCTTCGTCCCCACCGGGCAGCCGTGGCAGAAGGCCGACGAACCGGTCAGCCCCGCCGAGGACCGGTACCTGATGACTGTCATCGCGACCGCCTCCAACCCCCGATTCCAGGTCAGCCGGGTCGACATCGACCGCAGTGGGCCGACCTACACGGTCGACACGCTGCGCGACCTCCAGGCCGAGTACGGCCCCAAGGTGCAGCTGTTCTTCATCACCGGCGCCGACGCGCTGCAACGCATCCTGTCGTGGAAGGACCTGGACGAGATCTTCGAGCTGGCCCACTTCATCGGGGTGACCCGGCCCGGCTTCCAACTCACCGACAAGCACCTGCCCGCCGACACCGTCAGCCTCATCCAGGTGCCGGCCATGTCCATCTCGTCGACCGACTGCCGTGCGCGGGTGGCCCGGGGCGAGCCGGTCTGGTACCTGGTGCCCGACGGTGTGGTGCAGTACATCGCCAAACGGAACCTGTATCAGCGCTGACCGTGCCCGGTTCACCCCCATTCATGCGGCTAATCGACCAGAACTGACAAGTCGAGACGACGCCGGGTATGAGACGCTTGGAGGATCGCACGGTTGATCGAAGGAGAACGGTGACAGTTTCCGAACGCGCTCACGAGCTGGCGATCGCCGCCGCCCAGGCCGCCGCCGACAAGAAGGCGCAGGACATCACCATCATCGACGTCGGCGACCAGCTCGCCATCACCGACGCGTTCCTGCTCGCCGCCGCCCCCAACGAGCGTCAGGTGCTGGCCATCGTCGACGCCATCGAGGAGCGCCTGCTGGAGCTGCCGGAGAAGGCCAAGCCGGTGCGGCGCGAGGGTGAGCGTGGTGGCCGCTGGGTGCTGCTCGACTACGTCGACATCGTGGTGCACGTCCAGCACACCGAGGAGCGCGAGTTCTACGCGCTCGACCGGCTCTGGAAGGACTGCCCCACGATCCCGTTCGTCGACCGCGACCTGGTCGAGGCCGATGCCAGCGGGTCCGCCACGGCCGAATGACCCGGCTGATCATCTGGCGGCACGGCAACACCGACTGGAACGCCGCCAACCGCGTCCAGGGGCAGACCGACATACCCCTCAACGAGTTGGGTCGCGACCAGGCCCGCGACGCCGCCCCGCTGCTCGCGTCGATGCGTCCCGACGCCATCGTGTCCAGCGACCTGAGCCGCGCCGCGGAGACCGCCGCCGCGCTGGCCGCGCTGACCGGTCTGCCGGTGCGCACCGACGCCCGGCTGCGCGAGCGGCACTTCGGGCAGTGGCAGGGCCTGCACCTCACCGAGGTCGCCGAGCGCTTCCCCGCCGAGTACGCCCGCTGGCGGTCCGGCGACCCGGCCCCCGGCGCGGACCTTGAGCCCCTGCACGACCTGGGCCAGCGGGTCGCCGCCGCGTTGCAGGAGGCCGCCGACGCGGCACCCGGCGGCACCGTGGTGATCGCCACCCACGGTGGCGGCTCCCGGCAGGGCGTCGGTTCCCTGCTCGGCTGGGACGCCGGCGTGCTGCGCAGCATCGGCTCGCTGGCCAACTGTCACTGGACCGAGCTGCGGCACGACGACGTCCGGGGCTGGCAGTTGCGGGCGCACAACGTCGGCCTGATCACCGTCCCGGCCGTCGTCGACGCGGTCTGAACGCCGTCCGTCCCGGCCGTCCCCGCCACCTGGCGCACGATCGCGCCTCGGCGTTCACCGCCCCGATCGACTAGCGTGCGGGCATGCCCGTCGCGGTCGTCACCGACTCCACCGCCTACCTTCCACCCGACCTGGTGCAGGCGCACCGGCTGACAGTCGTGCCGTTGACCGTCGTGCTCAACGGCGCAGAGGGACTGGAGGGCGTGGAGACCCAGCCGGCCGACGCCACCCGGGCGCTGAGCGGCCGGCGGGTCACAGCCAGCACCTCCCGGCCGGCGCCCGAGCAGTTCGCCCAGACGTACCGCCGGCTCCTCGACGCCGGCGCCGACGGCGTCGTCTCGGTGCACCTCTCCGCCGGCCTGTCCGGCACGGTCGAGGCGGCCCGGCTGGCCGCCGCCGACCTGGACGGCCGGGTCGAGGTCGTGGACAGCCGCTCGGCCGGCATGGGGCTCGGCTTCCCGGCCATCGCGGCCGCCACGGCCGCCGAGGCCGGCGCCGACCTGTCCGGTGTACGCGACGCGGCCCTCGCCGCCGTCGCCCGGACCACCGTCTGGTTCTACGTCGACACGCTGGAGTTCCTCCGCCGGGGCGGCCGGATCAACGCCGCCGAGGCACTGCTCGGCACCGCCCTGTCGGTCAAGCCCATCATGCACATGCCGGACGGTTCGATCGTGCTGCGGGAGAAGGTGCGCACCGCCAGCCGGGGAGTGGCCCGGCTGGTCGACCTGGCCGTCGAGGCGGCCGGCGACGACGAGGTGGACCTCGGAGTGCACCACCTGGCCGCGCCACAGCGGGCCGAAGCGCTGCTCGCCGCGCTCACCGAGCGGCTCGGCGACCGGCTGCACGACACGTACGTCTCCGAGGCCGGCGCAGTGGTCGCCGCGCACGCCGGCCCGGGGTTGGCCTGCGTCGTCGTCCACCGCAGACCGGGCGACTGAGCCGGTGTCCACGTCGTTCGTGGTGACCGGGGGCGGCCGCGGCGTCGGCCGGGCCGTTGTGCAACGACTCGTGGCGACCGGCGCCACCGCCGTCGTCGTGGAGCGTGACGCCGACGCGGTCGACTGGCTGGCCGGTCACCCGGCCGCCGACCGGCTGGTCGCGGTCATCGGCGACGCCGGCGACGAACAGGTGGCCCAGCACGCCGCCGACCTGGCCGAGCGTTCCGGGCCGCTGACCGGCTGGGTGAACAACGCCGCGGTGTTCCGGGACGCCGCGCTGCACTCGGCGTCGGCCGACGCGGTGCTCGACCTGATCGCGCAGAACCTACGCCCGGCCGTGGTGGGCGCCGCCGTGGCCGTGCGCCGGTTCCTGGCCGCCGGCTCGGGTGGCGCCATCGTGAACGTCTCGTCGCACCAGGCCCGCCGGCCGGTGTCCGGCGCCCTGCCGTACTCGACGGCGAAGGCCGCCGTGGAGGGGCTGACCCGTGCGCTGGCCGTCGAGTACGGGCGGCACGGCATCCGCGCCAACGCTGTCGCGCTCGGCTCGATAGCCACCGAGCGGCACGGCGACTTCCTGGCCGCCCAGGAGCCCACCCAGGCCCAGTGGATCGACGCCGAGCTGACCCGGCTGCACCCGGTGGGTCGGATCGGGACGGTCGACGAGGTGGCGGAGGCGGTCGCGTACCTGCTGTCGCCGGCGGCGAGCTTCATCAACGGGGTGACGCTGCCGGTGGACGGGGGACGGGCCGTGCTGGGCCTGGACCCGGAGGCGTGCTGACCCTGGGTTGGCTCGCGTGCTGGCGTCAGCGGACACGAGCCCAGTCGACGAAGCGGTCATCGAGGTTGGTCGGCCGGTTGCTCGGGTTCAACGCGCTGAGGTCAGCCGCGGCTTCCTCCTGAAGGGCCGCCAGGTGAACCAGCAGCGCCGGGCGGTCATCGCGGTACTCGCCGAGGAGACGCAGCTTCGCGGCCGAGCAGGGCCAGGCGATTCCGCAGGTCCGGCAGCGCCACGAGGGCTTGATCACGGGGTGTTCCGAGCGGCCGGTCATCCGCCGACCTTCACCAGGAGGCGACGT
Above is a window of Micromonospora coriariae DNA encoding:
- a CDS encoding PadR family transcriptional regulator; protein product: MPKRRKVGNLLALAVLSALVQRPMHPYEIATALRAWGKDQDMEFKWGSFYTVIRNMDKHDMIEAVESVRDSRRPERTVYRITDVGRAELVDWARELVSTPMPEHPRFRAGLSVLAALHPDVATDLLRQRLNLLNDAIRQDRATLDEHLREIPRLFLVESEYDLAMRAAEAAWLRTLLAELTSGSYPGLDTWRAFHETGEMPAELTELAGRTSTPTPDTPD
- the nadD gene encoding nicotinate-nucleotide adenylyltransferase, with protein sequence MEEDIRRIGIMGGTFDPIHHGHLVAASEVADRFGLDEVVFVPTGQPWQKADEPVSPAEDRYLMTVIATASNPRFQVSRVDIDRSGPTYTVDTLRDLQAEYGPKVQLFFITGADALQRILSWKDLDEIFELAHFIGVTRPGFQLTDKHLPADTVSLIQVPAMSISSTDCRARVARGEPVWYLVPDGVVQYIAKRNLYQR
- the rsfS gene encoding ribosome silencing factor produces the protein MTVSERAHELAIAAAQAAADKKAQDITIIDVGDQLAITDAFLLAAAPNERQVLAIVDAIEERLLELPEKAKPVRREGERGGRWVLLDYVDIVVHVQHTEEREFYALDRLWKDCPTIPFVDRDLVEADASGSATAE
- a CDS encoding histidine phosphatase family protein; translation: MTRLIIWRHGNTDWNAANRVQGQTDIPLNELGRDQARDAAPLLASMRPDAIVSSDLSRAAETAAALAALTGLPVRTDARLRERHFGQWQGLHLTEVAERFPAEYARWRSGDPAPGADLEPLHDLGQRVAAALQEAADAAPGGTVVIATHGGGSRQGVGSLLGWDAGVLRSIGSLANCHWTELRHDDVRGWQLRAHNVGLITVPAVVDAV
- a CDS encoding DegV family protein, with the protein product MPVAVVTDSTAYLPPDLVQAHRLTVVPLTVVLNGAEGLEGVETQPADATRALSGRRVTASTSRPAPEQFAQTYRRLLDAGADGVVSVHLSAGLSGTVEAARLAAADLDGRVEVVDSRSAGMGLGFPAIAAATAAEAGADLSGVRDAALAAVARTTVWFYVDTLEFLRRGGRINAAEALLGTALSVKPIMHMPDGSIVLREKVRTASRGVARLVDLAVEAAGDDEVDLGVHHLAAPQRAEALLAALTERLGDRLHDTYVSEAGAVVAAHAGPGLACVVVHRRPGD
- a CDS encoding SDR family NAD(P)-dependent oxidoreductase; the protein is MSTSFVVTGGGRGVGRAVVQRLVATGATAVVVERDADAVDWLAGHPAADRLVAVIGDAGDEQVAQHAADLAERSGPLTGWVNNAAVFRDAALHSASADAVLDLIAQNLRPAVVGAAVAVRRFLAAGSGGAIVNVSSHQARRPVSGALPYSTAKAAVEGLTRALAVEYGRHGIRANAVALGSIATERHGDFLAAQEPTQAQWIDAELTRLHPVGRIGTVDEVAEAVAYLLSPAASFINGVTLPVDGGRAVLGLDPEAC
- a CDS encoding flavin reductase, coding for MTGRSEHPVIKPSWRCRTCGIAWPCSAAKLRLLGEYRDDRPALLVHLAALQEEAAADLSALNPSNRPTNLDDRFVDWARVR